In one Sebastes umbrosus isolate fSebUmb1 chromosome 13, fSebUmb1.pri, whole genome shotgun sequence genomic region, the following are encoded:
- the ofd1 gene encoding oral-facial-digital syndrome 1 protein homolog isoform X2 has translation MSSAKEDTLSPDELRKRLYQTFKSKGVLDTLKTQLRNQLIQELKHPPLTGGGPVPRPVPGKSEPLLVSACNSIVADHLRASGYEYTLSVFHPESGLCKDKVFTTGDLLQLLKISHESALYRSLSSNKDHNDKGFLISLLTQLTHHYTHGLCHDADTQTTSTASYGESLVEKMKMIDKEYEGLNHSGEKWFSFQSKLAPYRKEMEAQMQAEMNTKMQHFKDVEIATVRMEEKAKFHKEFDKLKQELERTYEMKAKALMEREKNAIDRLQKQQEIEDKNLYMQRQSVLKEIETVRNRENELRMRMEAFEKTCQIHEEKVKTTEELLRRRELAVKTMEDTHDQRLKNELSRYQLELKDEFINRTEKLTENETRNKVETVRIQKESAVIDGKLEEHSRACSELRRLQVELDTAQQQISLLTQQKELLRERLETVSDYPSLKREKAELQGQLRLLKKQLEEAQEENRLLHADLGKPSKEQLVLQMDLRRLQSARSLDAEEFDNQKQVLQAQLQSEVERCAQLKAQLIECEERTQWMTNHVEEIKMQLRQTQQALENEVLRNPKPSLVDRSILELSADKLVPPDIYVDRALLRAVVGYDDVCEAGGPVRGHKSPWSDTPDPDMELVAVAKARIQELQEEAETLEEAYRNYQQRAVLSTVSHMLPPRPLSPQRAHPSHRPDSPLRKQVSHRSHTHSPYKSHRPLSPQTTRTLSSAPYDTRNTAPPPAQPRVTFSEDNNQPQSTVFTDHSLHSLTESLFLRDGHPQDASSPPSRRLSSTPRSSSRKKLQREIAEEALGSPTAFPELSFDRQLPRDLGDEVATSGDFPFELSPLRSPQLKSTARDQSSPPKLHPVFSSSDSSPQPEKISLEDLTGIMSEPGHIPELLLDTAVPLSEEAPDGPAVPRPQDLPEDPIDSQGQAEVPQASDESAREEDEEDEQQRWERERKERLERRQMQQEEARERELQELERLENDMLLQEMEQPGQEKEEEEETAVKKGGDEEQKQEADNDEEESKGENPLEKYMKMVLEAREKQHAQSPGREEAAHTSPEAKSLSEEKDDSVAAYSHKDEEDDFW, from the exons ATGTCCTCGGCCAAGGAAGACACGTTGTCCCCAGATGAGCTGAGGAAAAGACTCTATCAAACCTTTAAAAGCAAAGGAGTGCTTGACACACTCAAA ACACAGCTGCGGAATCAGCTCATCCAGGAGCTAAAACACCCACCTTTGACTGGAGGAGGACCAGTTCCCAGACCAGTACCTGGGAAATCTGAACCCCTTTTGGTCTCAGCCTGTAACAGCATAGTGGCTGATCATCTCCGCGCCTCGGGGTATGAGTACACCCTTTCTGTATTCCACCCTGAAAGTGGCCTATGCAAAGACAAG gttttcaCGACAGGAGACCTTCTTCAGCTTCTAAAAATCAGTCATGAATCAGCACTTTACAGATCACTG tCTTCAAACAAAGATCACAATGATAAAG GGTTCCTGATCAGCCTCTTAACACAGTTAACACACCATTATACTCACGGCCTGTGCCACGATGCTGACACTCAGACAACCAGTACAGCAAGTTATGGAGAGTCTCTTG TTGAGAAGATGAAAATGATTGACAAGGAATACGAGGGCTTAAATCACAGCGGGGAGAAATGGTTTTCATTCCAGTCAAAACTGGCTCCATATAGAAAAGAAATGGAAGCACAGATGCAAGCAGAAATGAACACAAAG ATGCAACATTTTAAAGATGTTGAAATCGCCACTGTGAGGATGGAAGAAAAAGCAAAATTTCATAAAGAATTTGATAAGCTGAAGCAAGAGCTGGAGAGGACTTACGAGATGAAGGCGAAAGCGTTGATGGAGCGGGAGAAAAATGCCATTGATCgattacaaaaacaacaagag ATTGAAGACAAAAATCTGTATATGCAGAGACAATCGGTCCTGAAAGAAATTGAAACAGTGCGGAACAGAGAGAACGAGCTGAGGATGAGAATGGAGGCTTTTGAAAA GACTTGTCAAATTCACGAGGAAAAGGTCAAGACCACCGAAGAgctgctgaggaggagagaaCTGGCAGTGAAGACGATGGAGGACACACACGACCAAAGGCTGAAGAACGAACTCTCCAG gTATCAGCTTGAGTTGAAGGATGAATTTATCAATAGAACAGAGAAACTAACCGAGAATGAGACCAGAAACAAAG TGGAAACCGTTCGTATCCAAAAGGAGTCGGCTGTAATTGACGGCAAATTAGAGGAGCACAGCAGAGCGTGTTCGGAGCTGAGACGGCTGCAG GTTGAGCTCGACACGGCACAGCAGCAGATTTCTCTGCTGACTCAACAGAAGGAGCTGTTGAGGGAAAGACTTGAGACCGTGAGTGACTACCCCAGcttgaaaagagagaaagcagagcTGCAGGGACAGCTGCGGCTGCTAAAGAAACAGCTGGAGGAGGCCCAAGAGGAGAACCGGCTTCTCCATGCAG atTTGGGCAAGCCGTCCAAGGAGCAGCTGGTCTTGCAGATGGATCTACGGAGGCTGCAGAGCGCTCGCAGTCTGGACGCGGAAGAGTTTGACAACCAGAAACAGGTGCTGCAGGCACAGCTCCAGAGTGAG GTGGAGCGGTGCGCTCAGCTCAAAGCTCAGCTGATAGAGTGTGAGGAGAGGACACAGTGGATGACTAACCACGTTGAGGAAATTAAGATGCAGCTTCGCCAAACTCAACAAG CTCTTGAAAATGAAGTGCTGCGTAACCCCAAGCCCTCTCTTGTCGATCGCTCAATACTGGAGCTCAGCGCCGACAAGCTGGTTCCGCCTGACATCTATGTGGACAGAGCTCTGCTGAGGGCCGTGGTGGGTTATGATGATGTTTGTGAAGCAGGTGGGCCTGTGCGAGGACACAAGTCGCCTTGGAGCGACACTCCGGACCCCGACATGGAGCTGGTGGCCGTGGCCAAGGCTCGGATccaggagctgcaggaggaggccGAGACCTTGGAGGAGGCCTACAGGAActaccagcagagggcagtgCTCTCCACCGTCTCACACATGCTTCCCCCAAGACCTCTCTCCCCACAGCGAGCACATCCTTCACATCGTCCCGACTCTCCTCTAAGAAAACAAGTCTCTCACCGTTCACACACCCACTCACCCTACAAATCACACAGACCACTGTCTCCACAAACTACCAGAACCCTCTCCTCGGCACCCTATGACACCAGAAACACCGCCCCACCACCTGCACAACCCAGAGTGACCTTCTCAGAAGACAACAACCAACCCCAGTCCACAGTTTTCACTGACCACAGTCTCCATTCATTGACTGAATCTCTGTTCCTAAGAGATGGACACCCCCAGGACGCAAGCAGCCCTCCGTCCAGACGTCTGTCCTCCACACCGCGCTCTTCCTCCAGGAAGAAGCTTCAAAGAGAGATTGCAGAAG AAGCACTCGGGTCTCCGACGGCGTTCCCGGAGTTGTCGTTTGACAGACAGCTCCCCCGTGACCTTGGCGACGAGGTGGCGACCTCAGGTGACTTTCCCTTTGAGCTCAGTCCACTTCGCAGTCCTCAGCTCAAGAGCACAGCACGAGACCAGTCCAG TCCACCAAAGCTGCACCCTGTGTTCTCCAGCTCGGACTCTTCCCCACAGCCTGAGAAAATAAGCCTAGAAGACCTCACAGGGATTATGTCAG AGCCCGGCCACATTCCAGAGCTTCTCCTGGACACTGCCGTCCCTCTCTCCGAGGAGGCCCCTGACGGCCCCGCTGTCCCCCGCCCACAGGACCTCCCAGAAGACCCGATAGACTCGCAGGGCCAAGCGG AAGTCCCACAAGCATCAGATGAATCTGCAAgggaagaagatgaggaggatgagcagCAGAGGTGGGAAAGAGAGCGAAAGGAAAGACTCGAACGAAGGCAAATGCAGCAAGAGGAAGCCAGAGAGCGGGAGCTGCAAGAACTTGAAAGACTGGAGAACGACATG CTTTTGCAAGAGATGGAGCAACCGGGacaggaaaaagaagaagaagaagaaactgcaGTTAAgaaaggaggagatgaagagcagaagCAAGAGGCGGATAATGACGAGGAGGAGTCTAAAGGTGAAAATCCATTGGAGAAATACATGAAGATGGTGCTGGAAGCAAGAGAGAAGCAGCATGCGCAG AGTCCTGGAAGAGAAGAAGCAGCACATACGAGCCCAGAGGCCAAGAGCTTGTCTGAGGAGAAAGACGACAG CGTTGCAGCGTATTCACACAAGGATGAAGAAGATGATTTCTGGTGA
- the ofd1 gene encoding oral-facial-digital syndrome 1 protein homolog isoform X1: MSSAKEDTLSPDELRKRLYQTFKSKGVLDTLKTQLRNQLIQELKHPPLTGGGPVPRPVPGKSEPLLVSACNSIVADHLRASGYEYTLSVFHPESGLCKDKVFTTGDLLQLLKISHESALYRSLSSNKDHNDKAGFLISLLTQLTHHYTHGLCHDADTQTTSTASYGESLVEKMKMIDKEYEGLNHSGEKWFSFQSKLAPYRKEMEAQMQAEMNTKMQHFKDVEIATVRMEEKAKFHKEFDKLKQELERTYEMKAKALMEREKNAIDRLQKQQEIEDKNLYMQRQSVLKEIETVRNRENELRMRMEAFEKTCQIHEEKVKTTEELLRRRELAVKTMEDTHDQRLKNELSRYQLELKDEFINRTEKLTENETRNKVETVRIQKESAVIDGKLEEHSRACSELRRLQVELDTAQQQISLLTQQKELLRERLETVSDYPSLKREKAELQGQLRLLKKQLEEAQEENRLLHADLGKPSKEQLVLQMDLRRLQSARSLDAEEFDNQKQVLQAQLQSEVERCAQLKAQLIECEERTQWMTNHVEEIKMQLRQTQQALENEVLRNPKPSLVDRSILELSADKLVPPDIYVDRALLRAVVGYDDVCEAGGPVRGHKSPWSDTPDPDMELVAVAKARIQELQEEAETLEEAYRNYQQRAVLSTVSHMLPPRPLSPQRAHPSHRPDSPLRKQVSHRSHTHSPYKSHRPLSPQTTRTLSSAPYDTRNTAPPPAQPRVTFSEDNNQPQSTVFTDHSLHSLTESLFLRDGHPQDASSPPSRRLSSTPRSSSRKKLQREIAEEALGSPTAFPELSFDRQLPRDLGDEVATSGDFPFELSPLRSPQLKSTARDQSSPPKLHPVFSSSDSSPQPEKISLEDLTGIMSEPGHIPELLLDTAVPLSEEAPDGPAVPRPQDLPEDPIDSQGQAEVPQASDESAREEDEEDEQQRWERERKERLERRQMQQEEARERELQELERLENDMLLQEMEQPGQEKEEEEETAVKKGGDEEQKQEADNDEEESKGENPLEKYMKMVLEAREKQHAQSPGREEAAHTSPEAKSLSEEKDDSVAAYSHKDEEDDFW, translated from the exons ATGTCCTCGGCCAAGGAAGACACGTTGTCCCCAGATGAGCTGAGGAAAAGACTCTATCAAACCTTTAAAAGCAAAGGAGTGCTTGACACACTCAAA ACACAGCTGCGGAATCAGCTCATCCAGGAGCTAAAACACCCACCTTTGACTGGAGGAGGACCAGTTCCCAGACCAGTACCTGGGAAATCTGAACCCCTTTTGGTCTCAGCCTGTAACAGCATAGTGGCTGATCATCTCCGCGCCTCGGGGTATGAGTACACCCTTTCTGTATTCCACCCTGAAAGTGGCCTATGCAAAGACAAG gttttcaCGACAGGAGACCTTCTTCAGCTTCTAAAAATCAGTCATGAATCAGCACTTTACAGATCACTG tCTTCAAACAAAGATCACAATGATAAAG CAGGGTTCCTGATCAGCCTCTTAACACAGTTAACACACCATTATACTCACGGCCTGTGCCACGATGCTGACACTCAGACAACCAGTACAGCAAGTTATGGAGAGTCTCTTG TTGAGAAGATGAAAATGATTGACAAGGAATACGAGGGCTTAAATCACAGCGGGGAGAAATGGTTTTCATTCCAGTCAAAACTGGCTCCATATAGAAAAGAAATGGAAGCACAGATGCAAGCAGAAATGAACACAAAG ATGCAACATTTTAAAGATGTTGAAATCGCCACTGTGAGGATGGAAGAAAAAGCAAAATTTCATAAAGAATTTGATAAGCTGAAGCAAGAGCTGGAGAGGACTTACGAGATGAAGGCGAAAGCGTTGATGGAGCGGGAGAAAAATGCCATTGATCgattacaaaaacaacaagag ATTGAAGACAAAAATCTGTATATGCAGAGACAATCGGTCCTGAAAGAAATTGAAACAGTGCGGAACAGAGAGAACGAGCTGAGGATGAGAATGGAGGCTTTTGAAAA GACTTGTCAAATTCACGAGGAAAAGGTCAAGACCACCGAAGAgctgctgaggaggagagaaCTGGCAGTGAAGACGATGGAGGACACACACGACCAAAGGCTGAAGAACGAACTCTCCAG gTATCAGCTTGAGTTGAAGGATGAATTTATCAATAGAACAGAGAAACTAACCGAGAATGAGACCAGAAACAAAG TGGAAACCGTTCGTATCCAAAAGGAGTCGGCTGTAATTGACGGCAAATTAGAGGAGCACAGCAGAGCGTGTTCGGAGCTGAGACGGCTGCAG GTTGAGCTCGACACGGCACAGCAGCAGATTTCTCTGCTGACTCAACAGAAGGAGCTGTTGAGGGAAAGACTTGAGACCGTGAGTGACTACCCCAGcttgaaaagagagaaagcagagcTGCAGGGACAGCTGCGGCTGCTAAAGAAACAGCTGGAGGAGGCCCAAGAGGAGAACCGGCTTCTCCATGCAG atTTGGGCAAGCCGTCCAAGGAGCAGCTGGTCTTGCAGATGGATCTACGGAGGCTGCAGAGCGCTCGCAGTCTGGACGCGGAAGAGTTTGACAACCAGAAACAGGTGCTGCAGGCACAGCTCCAGAGTGAG GTGGAGCGGTGCGCTCAGCTCAAAGCTCAGCTGATAGAGTGTGAGGAGAGGACACAGTGGATGACTAACCACGTTGAGGAAATTAAGATGCAGCTTCGCCAAACTCAACAAG CTCTTGAAAATGAAGTGCTGCGTAACCCCAAGCCCTCTCTTGTCGATCGCTCAATACTGGAGCTCAGCGCCGACAAGCTGGTTCCGCCTGACATCTATGTGGACAGAGCTCTGCTGAGGGCCGTGGTGGGTTATGATGATGTTTGTGAAGCAGGTGGGCCTGTGCGAGGACACAAGTCGCCTTGGAGCGACACTCCGGACCCCGACATGGAGCTGGTGGCCGTGGCCAAGGCTCGGATccaggagctgcaggaggaggccGAGACCTTGGAGGAGGCCTACAGGAActaccagcagagggcagtgCTCTCCACCGTCTCACACATGCTTCCCCCAAGACCTCTCTCCCCACAGCGAGCACATCCTTCACATCGTCCCGACTCTCCTCTAAGAAAACAAGTCTCTCACCGTTCACACACCCACTCACCCTACAAATCACACAGACCACTGTCTCCACAAACTACCAGAACCCTCTCCTCGGCACCCTATGACACCAGAAACACCGCCCCACCACCTGCACAACCCAGAGTGACCTTCTCAGAAGACAACAACCAACCCCAGTCCACAGTTTTCACTGACCACAGTCTCCATTCATTGACTGAATCTCTGTTCCTAAGAGATGGACACCCCCAGGACGCAAGCAGCCCTCCGTCCAGACGTCTGTCCTCCACACCGCGCTCTTCCTCCAGGAAGAAGCTTCAAAGAGAGATTGCAGAAG AAGCACTCGGGTCTCCGACGGCGTTCCCGGAGTTGTCGTTTGACAGACAGCTCCCCCGTGACCTTGGCGACGAGGTGGCGACCTCAGGTGACTTTCCCTTTGAGCTCAGTCCACTTCGCAGTCCTCAGCTCAAGAGCACAGCACGAGACCAGTCCAG TCCACCAAAGCTGCACCCTGTGTTCTCCAGCTCGGACTCTTCCCCACAGCCTGAGAAAATAAGCCTAGAAGACCTCACAGGGATTATGTCAG AGCCCGGCCACATTCCAGAGCTTCTCCTGGACACTGCCGTCCCTCTCTCCGAGGAGGCCCCTGACGGCCCCGCTGTCCCCCGCCCACAGGACCTCCCAGAAGACCCGATAGACTCGCAGGGCCAAGCGG AAGTCCCACAAGCATCAGATGAATCTGCAAgggaagaagatgaggaggatgagcagCAGAGGTGGGAAAGAGAGCGAAAGGAAAGACTCGAACGAAGGCAAATGCAGCAAGAGGAAGCCAGAGAGCGGGAGCTGCAAGAACTTGAAAGACTGGAGAACGACATG CTTTTGCAAGAGATGGAGCAACCGGGacaggaaaaagaagaagaagaagaaactgcaGTTAAgaaaggaggagatgaagagcagaagCAAGAGGCGGATAATGACGAGGAGGAGTCTAAAGGTGAAAATCCATTGGAGAAATACATGAAGATGGTGCTGGAAGCAAGAGAGAAGCAGCATGCGCAG AGTCCTGGAAGAGAAGAAGCAGCACATACGAGCCCAGAGGCCAAGAGCTTGTCTGAGGAGAAAGACGACAG CGTTGCAGCGTATTCACACAAGGATGAAGAAGATGATTTCTGGTGA